One Leptolyngbya subtilissima AS-A7 genomic window, TTGCTGGCCTCGCTGAAGTTGTAGTGCAAGGGTGCATCAAATAGATGCACATCGCCTTCGGTTACTTCAATAAAGTGGTGCAGCGCCTCAATTTCGTAGGACCAATATTCGCCCACCGCGAACAGCCTGCGGCCCGCCTGGTATCGGCAGTGCTGCAGCCAGTGGGGGAAAAAACCGGCTCGCACGTGCTTGACCGCATCAAAGCGAAAGCCATCGACCTGGGTGGTGTCGGTGTACCAAGTTCCCCACTCCTTGAGGGCGTTGCGCACCTCATCCGATTCCATGTCGAGGTCGCAGCCCATTAGGTAGTCAAAGGCACCTTTTTCAAGGTCCACATTTTCGTCAAAAGATTTGCCTTTGAAGAGATAAACCGCGTCGTAATTGGGATCGTTTTCGTCGTGGTCAACGGCATCAAAATGCCACCAATGCCACTCCATGTCAGAATACTTGCCCTGGCGACCGGGGAATTTGAAGTGTGTCCACACTTTGACCATGCGATTTTCGTCAATTTGCTCATGACGATTGTCGTGGCTCATGGGAGTAGCTTCGACTTCTTCGGCTTCATCGCCGCCCATCATATGGTTAAATACCACGTCGGCGTAGACGCGAATGCCAGCCTCTTTGGCAGTTTTGATGGCTTGGATATATTCGTCTTTGGTGCCGTATTTAGTGCGAACGCTGCCTTTTTGGTCAAATTCGCCGAGATCGTATAGATCGTAGACGCTATAACCTACGTCATAACCACCGGCGCTACCTTTGTAGGCCGGAGGTAACCAAAGTGAGGTGATGCCTGCTTCTGCCAAGTCCTTAGCGTTGTTGGCCAGCTCGTTCCAAAGGTTACCATCGGGCTCAATGTACCAATGGAAATACTGCATCATCACGCCATTCGGCTCAGACATAACCCGTGGGCTCCGTTAAATAATAAGAAATGTTAGCTCCGCGATTATGGCAGATGTTTTTGGTTTTCCAGTCTGCCTATTGGAGTATTGCCAAAGGTTCTAATTTCTGCTTAGCTGTTTACTGTTGCGCTTTTGGGTAGGAAGGGCGTGCTGCTTTATTTAGTTTCTAGACATCATTAAATAAGGCATCTTCACACGCATTACCTGATACGTAGACGCATTCTTTTTTGTGAATGAATAGAACTTAGCGAGCGTCAGTTTCAGCCGGTCATTTTCAAGGCAGCGGGGAACGCGATCGCACCCCTCCAGCGTCTCAATCGCTGCTCTCAATTCTTTGAACTTACGCGTTGTCACTAGCACCCGGTTCTCCACACAGCCCGTCGTCTGGTTAAAGGCTTTAACCAAACCGCAAACTCGGGAAAATTCTCAAACTGATCCCAGTAGGCCTTGGCTCCGCGATGGATGAGGTGGGTGCGACAAAAATGCGGTGAGTTCTAAGCTCAGTACCAGGCCTAAAATTATGCTGATCGCCGCTGGCATCTCAGTTCTCCTGGGCTAAGCCCCGCCCTACTCATCTCGACCCCCAGACCGCCGGGGTAAGCGTATGCTACACGCAGCCTGGAGGCTTTACCGCTTCGCGGGATATCTCGTTCTGCCATGGCTCTGAGCAGCTTCCCTAAAGGAATGTATTGATCAAATCGTTACCAGCCATCGTTGGCAGGCCTAGCGGTTTACCGGTAAGCCAGTTCATACTGCGATCGCGCCCGAACCCATGTTTTCATCCAGCCTGAATTAGAGCATATGACCTCCACCGCCGATCGCCCGCTTGAGATTCGCCCCGCCACTCCTGCCGATGTGCCAGCCCTAGTGGACTTGATCAAAGCCCTAGCCGATTACGAAAAGCTGGCCCACGAGGTGACCGGCAGCCCCGACGATTTGGCCGCTGCTCTGTTTGGCGATCGCCCCTACGCCGAAGCCCTGCTGGCCTGGGTTGACGACCAGCCAGCGGGCATGGCCCTGTTCTTCCACAACTTTTCGACCTTTTTAATGAAGCCCGGCATTTATCTGGAAGATCTCTTTGTCTACCCCGACTACCGCCGCCAGGGTATTGGCAAAGCGTTGCTAGTGCATTTGGGCAAGCTGGCCCTTGAGCGCGGCTGCGGTCGCTTTGAGTGGAGCGTGCTCGACTGGAACACCCCCGCGATCGAGTTTTACCAAAGCATGGGCGCTGAGATTAAGCCCGAGTGGCAGACCTGCCGGGTGGCGGGGACGGCGTTGGAGAGGTTTGGGGGGATGTAGAGAGTGGGCGAGTGGGAGGGTAGGCGAGTGGGAGGGTGGATGGGTGGATGAGCAGGAAACGAGTGGGAAGGGAGGGGCAGAAGACCATGCAGATTCAGGCTGAAACTTTGAATATTGATATTTCTAGAGCACCGGTAAAGTATCTAGATGACAGCCCCCATTCTGCTGCCCTAGCTCTTCTGCCTAAGCACCTTGGTTTCGCGGCTCCGCCGCCCGCAAAACCTCCGACGAGCATTCCAATGCAGAGCACTGTAAAGGACAGCAAATATTGAACCAGCGCTTTAAACTCAAACCTTTTCCACCCCCCCCTTCCGCCTACCCATCTACCTGCCTACCTTCCCACTCGCCTACCCGCCTACCCCTCCACTTCCCCATTTCCCAGGTATGATTCTGGCCAGAGAGTCTCAGAATTCGGTTCTATATGGCAC contains:
- a CDS encoding GNAT family N-acetyltransferase is translated as MTSTADRPLEIRPATPADVPALVDLIKALADYEKLAHEVTGSPDDLAAALFGDRPYAEALLAWVDDQPAGMALFFHNFSTFLMKPGIYLEDLFVYPDYRRQGIGKALLVHLGKLALERGCGRFEWSVLDWNTPAIEFYQSMGAEIKPEWQTCRVAGTALERFGGM
- a CDS encoding alpha-amylase, which translates into the protein MSEPNGVMMQYFHWYIEPDGNLWNELANNAKDLAEAGITSLWLPPAYKGSAGGYDVGYSVYDLYDLGEFDQKGSVRTKYGTKDEYIQAIKTAKEAGIRVYADVVFNHMMGGDEAEEVEATPMSHDNRHEQIDENRMVKVWTHFKFPGRQGKYSDMEWHWWHFDAVDHDENDPNYDAVYLFKGKSFDENVDLEKGAFDYLMGCDLDMESDEVRNALKEWGTWYTDTTQVDGFRFDAVKHVRAGFFPHWLQHCRYQAGRRLFAVGEYWSYEIEALHHFIEVTEGDVHLFDAPLHYNFSEASKAGGDYDLTTIFDNTLVKEQPALAVTLVDNHDSQPLQSLESVVEPWFKPLAYALILLRQDGYPCIFYADYYGAHYKDTGNDGGEYEIWLDSHKWLIDKFLYARSTYAFGDQYDYFDHPSTIGWTRLGTEANPGGMAVVLTNGGDGHKWMEVGRANCVYYDITEHIQEPVTTNDEGWAEFSCQAGSVSVWVPKE